The Liolophura sinensis isolate JHLJ2023 chromosome 6, CUHK_Ljap_v2, whole genome shotgun sequence genomic sequence gtTACAAACTATCATGTTCATTTAGTTCAAATATCCAGGaagattacatgtagttatttccCTTCACATTCTCATCTTCAAATCACCTACTTGAACAAAATAAGTTACATAATTTGACCCATTGTGACAACCTGTAATACAAAAGGTCTGGTGAATcatgtgatttactgtaaatcacatacAATTTCACCCTACCTGTATATGAACTGTAGTACAGAAGGTCTGGTGAAttatgtgatttactgtaaatcacatacAATTTCACCCTACATTTATAGGAACTGTTGTACAGAAGGTCTGGTGAATcacatgatttactgtaaatcacatacAATTTCACCCTACCTGTATAGGAAGTGTAGTACAGAAGGTCTGGTGAATCacgtgatttactgtaaatcacatacAATTTCACCCTACCTGTATATGAACTGTAGTACAGAAGGTCTGGTGAAttatgtgatttactgtaaatcacatacAATTTCACCCTACATTTATAGGAACTGTTGTACAGAAGGTCTGGTGAATcacatgatttactgtaaatcacatacAATTTCACCCTGCCTGTATATGAACTGTAGTATGGAAGGTCTGGTGAATCacgtgatttactgtaaatcacatacAATTTCACCCTACCTGTATATGAACTGTAGTATGGAAGGTCTGGTGAATCacgtgatttactgtaaatcacatacAATTTCACCCTACCTTCATAGGAACTGTAGTATTGAAGGTCTGGTGAATCacgtgatttactgtaaatcacatacAATTTCACCCTACCTGTATATGAACTGTAGTATGGAAGGTCTGGTGAATCacgtgatttactgtaaatcacatacAATTTCACCCTACCTTCATAGGAACTGTAGTATTGAAGGTCTGGTGAATCacgtgatttactgtaaatcacttACAATTTCACCCTACCTTTATAGGAACTGTAGTATGGAAGGTCTGGTGAATCacgtgatttactgtaaatcacatacAATTTCACCCTACCTTTATTGGAACTGTAGTATGGAAGGCCTGGTTAAATATCCTGTCGAGTTAAAGATGGTTAATTGTAAATCACATATCATTTCAACTTTTTTACCATTTTAGTACAACAGGGCAAATAGTTTTTGAAAAGCTCGGTGAAATTATAGATGGTTTTCTGGTGcttgtttcacaaaacttgtgTAGCCTTCTTTGGTTTGTTAGGCGGCTAGCCAACTACCCTAAGTAGGCTTTCAAAAATTAACAGTGTCTAAGGCTTAGCTATCTTACCATAGCCTACTATCAGATTGCTTAATTTTCTGCAATTTAATTACCAGAATGATAATTGCAATGATAATTGTTAAATTggcttcaaaatataaataaattaaatataaataaaataatacagaaaaaggGTAACttcttctttttcatttttaacacAGTTTGCAAACAAAGGACAGTAACTCTCAGTAAAGACCTTCATTACTGATAGGAGCTGATTTATTCCTATTTTTTTCAATCAAGAAATGAACTTTCAAAATAGGACTCATAACACTTcttttgacaaatattttctcttgCCCATCTTTGGATGTGATTATGGGTTTTGGGCTATATTTCAAAGTCTAAGACAGAAGTGTAGTGgataaccaaatattttctttgtagAACATGTTAGACAAAGCCTCTAGTCAGCTGAGTTAGCACTTTAGCCTCTGCCAGCAATTTACCTCTGCCAGCACTTTAGCCTCTGCCAGCACTTTAGCCTCTGCCAGCACTTTAGAAACTATTCCATGTGGAAGGAGATTTATATGTTCATTTAAGTTAAGTCTGCTAATATTCTGGTTATTCTGTTGGAGGCAATGTGTCATAGCGTCTCGGATTAGGTATACTTGCCAGTATGATTCATATTAATTTGAGGCCTCCGTGCTAGTACAGCTCAATACTCAGGATTTGATCGCTGtttgatcgctgtgagttcaagtccagctcatattggcttcGTCtttggtcgtatgtgggaaggtctgttggCAAACTCCAGATGATCGTGGGTAGAACCCGGTTTCTTACCCACTATGATGCTGTCtgccaccatataagtgaaatattctcaagtttGGCATAAAATACTAGTCGAATATTTGTAACAAATATGTCATATATAATCcacatcattttatttttttaattctgcttaCTTGCACAAAAAAAGGTATTGTACAATAAATTGCTTTGCTTCATTTTTCTGGACAGATTCCAAATCCAGCCTGGCCAATGGGATGAGTGGTTTGTCCCAAGTGCAGTCCCAAGTTCCAGCTCAACCTACCCCACAACAGCAGCACATGTATTCACCCCACCACCGACAGCATCCTGCTCCCCACACTAAAGGTTTTACAAGTTACCTGAGCAATGAGCCACCCAAACTCAACCATCTGCCCAGCAGCACCCAGCCATCCTCAGCGGGGTTACAACAGATGCCTCATCATTACATTCACCCTCCAATCCTACCACCTCATTACAACACTGCGGGGTGAGtatttcaattacatgtatatacatgtacatacgttcTTGTATATTCTGAACTTTCAGAGTTAGAGTAAGTAGTGTCTGTATTTGTTAGGAATGGAAATCCCAGGGTGTCAAATCTGTGGTTCTGCTTGGCTGAAGCTTTGTTTTCACGAATAAGAATCAACTTCACAATCAGGCTGGAATCCTAGGGAAGGGTGTGGCTTTTAATCAGAAGATGTGTCACATACCTGGCTAATGTTCGTGGTTTACACAGTACACTGGTCTCTTTCACCCATAATCCTGTGGTCTTTGGATTGAAAAACTTTTGAGCCAAGCTTATAACACCAATCCATGGTTAAGAGCATGAATTCATGTGTTAAGTGTGTTAAGTGCATGAATTCATGTGTTAAGTGCGGGAATTCATGTGTTAAGTGCATGAATTCATGTGTTAAGTGCATTGAGTGCATGAATTCATGTGTTAAGTGCGTGAATTCATGTGTTTAACTGACATCCTGAAGGTTACTTAGCCCATGTGAATGTGTACACGTGGGCTGGCAGTGTGATGATGTTTGTGTAGTTGAAACAGAATTGTCTGCAGTGTTCTCTGGTTTGTCTGACAGGCTCCCTCAGCAGCAGGCTGCCCCACCCCAGCCACAGCCTAAAAAGAGGAAGCATTCAGACTCCCCCAATAACACGGTCACAGGCTCCATGCTGAGTGCCATGAATGGCGTCTTACCAAACATCAAACAAGAACCTCCAGGTAAGGTATAATAAGGCCActatatgtgaaacattttccCTGAAAATTATAGTTCTAAAACTTTAAGTGAATGGGAATTAGTCACAGATAAATGAGAAATTGCCGCCTGGTATTACTGTTCAGTCATCTTTGAGTACAGCACTAACACAGACGTTAATCAGTGGAAAGTTTCACAAAGTGATTTTGGAGTTTTGGCCTAAAACAGTAATCCAAGTCTCAGGGAGCACTATGGATAGTGAGCGTATACATCCCGTACAATTGGCTGTTATCTTGTGGTAGGTTATCTCCCTGACTGTGATGATGACTACAGTTCTTATGACATGGGCGATTCCCCAGGCAGCTTTCTGGATGGTACCTACCAGGTCATCAAATGGCAGGCCTTCCAGCCCACAAAGTGGTCTAACTTGTGTGATGAAAACTGCAAAGAACTGTAAGTGCACATGATCTAAGCTTCTGAGGAAAACTGACATGctaaaaatcaaacttttttaaaaacaattttaaaggaGTTTTTAGGTATAGTATTTCCTAATTTCTAACCTTCTTTCTTTAAGTACCACATAAATCCctataagcatacatacatatatttttttttcttaaaagtaCATTACACGAACAGTCTTTTGCTTTAATTTGCCAAATGTGAAGATCTAAGCATGTTTTGATTGTGGAATGATTTGTGCTTTTCAGCCCCACTCCCAGCTATAGAGTGGACAGATGTGAAGATCTAATCATGTTTTGATTGTGGAATGATTTGTGCTTTTCAGCCCCACTCCCAGCTATAGAGTGGACGCAGACAAAGGTTTTAACTTCTCGGTACCCGATGAAGCCTTCGTCTGTCAGAAGAAGAACCATTTCCAGGTGACAGTACAGATGGGGATTGCAGGTCACCCCAAGTATGTGAAAACACAAGATGGCAGCATTAAGAAAGTGGATAATTACTTTCTGCATTTCCATGGGATCAAAGTGAGTACTGTATTGCAACAAACTGGTTGAGCTGAAGAAAAGTTTCCTCCAAGTTCGAATGATTAGTATAAGTTCATATGTACTTCTGTTTTTGTAATATAAGTTCATATGTACTTCTGTTTTTATAAGAGTAGTGAAGTTTGCTTGAGGGAACtattacttttgatttatttatttatttatttgattggtgttatacgctgtactcaagaatatttcacttatacgatggcggccagcattatggtgggtggaaaacccacaaccatctgcaggttgctggcagaccttcccatgtacgaccagagaggaagccagcatgagctggacttgaactcacagcgaccacattggtgtgagagactcttgggtcattacgctgcgctattgcgctaaccaactgagccacggagacccctatTACTTTTCATGACTTCTGAGTAAATATTGATTTCATGTACAGAAAAGTAACATATAGCAACATGCACTTGgacatatttacctgtacagctatgttttgtgaagaaaactAATACATGAAATTGAAATTCCTGGTGCAGGCAGAAATGATTTTAAGGGCCTGTATTAAGCCAGCTTTTCTCAAGAAGACAGAGAAGACCTGCACTATAATTGGATTTTTCCATTTCAGATGGAGTCCCCAAGCCAGCTGATAAAGATTGAGCAGTCACAATCAGACCGAAGCAAAAAAGCATTTTACCCTGTGAAGTAAGACAACGATATGACGCATCCTGACAATTTTGTCAGAGTAAAGTGTAGTAAATTGTACCATCAAAAGTACCGATGACGTTAACGCACAAAGTCATCTTGATTTCGTTGGTTTACAGCGTAgcaaagcaaaatatttttactcCCTGCGAGGTAAGACAGTGATAATGGTCAGGGCAGAGTGTagcaaatcaaaacatttttactcCCTGTGAGGTAAGAGAGCGATAATGGTCAGGGCAGAGTGTagcaaagcaaaacatttttactcCCTGTGAGGTAAGACAGTGATAATGGTCAGGGCAGAGTGTAagcaaagcaaaacatttttactcCCTGTGAGGTAAGACAGTGATAATGGTCAGGGCAGAGTGTagcaaagcaaaacatttttacaccCTGTGAGGTAAGACAGTGATAATGGTCAGGGCAGAGTGTagcaaatcaaaacatttttactcCCTGTGAGGTAAGACAGTGATAATGGTCAGGGCAGAGTGTagcaaatcaaaacatttttactcCCTGTGAGGTAAGAGAGCGATAATGGTCAGGGCAGAGTGTagcaaatcaaaacatttttactcCCTGTGAGGTAAGACAGCGACAATGGTCAGGGCAGAGTGTagcaaagcaaaacatttttacaccCTGTGAGGTAAGACAGTGATAATGGTCAGGGCAGAGTGTagcaaatcaaaacatttttactcCCTGTGAGGTAAGAAAGTGATAATGGTCAGGGCAGAGTGTagcaaatcaaaacatttttacaccCTGTGAGGTAAGACAGTGATAATGGTCAGGGCAGAGTGTagcaaatcaaaacatttttacaccCTGTGAGGTAAGACAGTGATAATGGTCAGGACAGAGTGTagcaaagcaaaacatttttactcCCTGTGAGGTAAGAAAGTGATAATGGTCAGGGTAGAGtgtaagcaaaacatttttactcCCTGTGAGGTAAGAAAGTGATAATGGTCAGGGCAGAGTGTagcaaagcaaaacatttttactcCCTGTGAGGTAAGACAGTGATAATGGTCAGGGCAGACCGTAGAAGATCAAaacatttcacctgtgaaaTCAGATAGTGATAATGATCAGGGAAGACTATagcaaatgaaaacattttaccTGTGAAGTTAGATTTTGCCCTACACCTGTCAGTGTTGATGATTTTGTCAgatcatattgtacatgtgccATTTGTTACCTAAGGATATTAGTTGGTTTCAGAAACACTGTAGATGTAgatgtgaaatgttttctaGACACGTGATCCTCTAGATAACAGTGCAGTTTAATAGTCGGAGTTATATAACATGCTCGATTGCAGAGTATGGTGCAGTACAGTGGCAAAGTGTAACCTCTGCTTTAAATAccattatttgttaaaaatgtgaatgtatacGTGAATATCGTGCAGCTGGCTTAATGTTCATATGTGTCACTATAGCTGTTTTTGAATCGTGCACAGTTGTTTAAATATGAATagagaaaaaagagagaaatgaAAGGGGTGAGGAAGTACGAAgtcagtaaaaaaaatacttgtcAATGAAAAGATATGAAATCTTTGTTTCTCAACACGGATCATATGTTTTAGGGTGGATTTACCAGCTGACCAGTTCACGAAGATCACAGTTGGAAGATTACACTTCAGTGAAACCACGTCCAATAACATGAGAAAAAAGGGGAAGCCTAACCCTGACCAGCGTTACTTCAGactagttgtctcccttcatgcTCACAGTGGGGACCAGTCTTGGTGTATTGCCTCGCATGTGTCTGAGAGGATCATTGTCAGAGTAAGTTTTTCAGGACGGTCTCGCTGTCAATGAACGCCTGTGCTACTTCTTATCTTTTTGTGCATAAGCTTAAGACATTTTGACAGAAATAACTTGTTTCCAAAACTTTATTGCATATAGGTTTCGTAATAGGTGGTGCATTTACTTTTTGATTTGAACGTTCcataaaaagtttaatttaaatttttaaagacTATTACACCTTGTTAAATTGAAAATATAAGGCATTTGAACATATTggaaccccagtgttccattgATAATTCAACTAGATTTTTCAAGCTTTCCATTCAAAGACTCAAGCTTAAGTATCGAGAAATTATAACGTATGGTTAAAATACAtgagaaaatatgtaaaatatttcagacCTACTtattcaaaatcattttatgCCTCTTATTTGCTAAAGTTTGCTTTTCTGCTGACagggttttattattttattaaaatgccCGTAAAGCagtttattaatatattatagGTGACAAAATCTCAGACACAGTACAACCCCCAGGttctaatgttttaaatgtgttaATAGTGCTTTTGTGCTGCTCTGTTTAATATTGACCACGGATACATTGTATGAGGTATACTCACAGAAATTCATATTCACATGTGTGATAAATTGTTTTCAGGCATCAAATCCTGGTCAGTTTGAGGGAGATGTGGATGTATTGTGGCAGAAAGGTCACACAAATGACTCGGTGTACCATGTGGGACGTGTTGGGGTCAATACAGACCATCCTGATGAGGCAGTCACTGTACATGGCAACTTGAAACTGACAGGTCACATTATCCAGCCCTCTGACAAGAGAGCGAAGGATGATATCACAGAGGTAAGACAAGATTTTCCTTTTGTAGGGATAGAGTTGTGTGAGAATGCTTTTTGATAGGCAAATCCACCGTTAACCATCTCTGTGAATGAGATTTGAAGAAAATGTGCCGCAATGAGTGACTATATTTGGGAggacactgttgttgttgctgttatgGATTGTGCTCATGATCATGGGGTGCATTTTTGAAACGTGCACAAATATTACTACTCATCGGtcattttttgtcattattggATGGGTGTAGggaataaagtaaaataaaacatgagcAATTTTGTCCGTCTTACCGTGTGTCCGTGTCTTGTGTAGGTGGATTCCAAGGAGCAGTTACGGAATGTGTCCCAGATGCGCATCTATAAGTACCAGTACAGTGAGGATTTTGCCGTACATGCTGGCCTGGAGGAAGAGGACCGTGGTGACACTGGGGTTATAGCCCAGGAGGTGTTAGAGGTGCTGCCTGATGCAGTACGTGAGACTGGGGATATCATGCTTCCTAATGGATCACGTATAGAAAATTTCCTCGTGGTCAATAAGGGTTTGTTCCCATGCACAATCCTTTTTCACATGTCTTGCTTGCTTGTTAATTGGATATACCTTTTCTCGCACAGTCAAGCAGGATTTGatattgttctcttgtaatacataAGTACTGTATTAACAGTTAAATCATGACCACCAAAGACAATGTACAGTAGACTGCTCAGGTTTAGCCTGAATGGCTTCAGGTAGCAAACGTTCTTCATTTTGGGGGGCCTCCgcggcttagttggttagcacgctggcgcagcgtaatgacccaggagcctctcaccaatgcggccgctgtgagttctggagtacagcgtaaaacaccaatcaaataaataaataaataaattcctcaTTGTGCCAgactgcatgtgtgtgtgtttggatgTCACTTAACGAACTTAATATAAGTACTTCATGAGTTCTTAAATACATGGTAATCAGCCCTAAAATTGACCGCCTAGTAAAACTAAATTCAGCGTATGAAGAACTTTAGTCTGATGTAGCCATATTCTTTTAGAATTATTAAAAAGTGCTGAATGctgttcattcattcagttaaaACCATCTTGATAGACTAGCATGTTAAAATGTGACGTTTTGAAAAACTCCAGGAAACTCCTGTGAGTGCCCGCTTTTCGCCTATGTAAGTCTTGGCACCAAACTTCATCGTAGGTTTGTTTTCCTGGCAGTGTTGTGATGTAATACTTTCGGTCAAACATAATTAACAATTGAATTTCATCAACaagcacacatgcatacatacatatatacatattcaatgatttttcagttcCTGATGTGTTTCACACTTTTTATCTCAGGACCGGATATTTATGGAGAACGTAGGGGCAGTAAAAGAATTGTGTAAGCTGACGGATAATCTTGAGATCCGTATAGACGAACTTGAGAAAATGAACACTAAGCTTGCCAAGTTGAAGAGATACGACAGTTTGAAATCCACAGTTAGCACCAAGTCAGGCTCCAGCATGAGTACAGTACGGTATGTATTTTAATCCTCATGTAACTACTACCTCACAGTGTTGAACAGTCAATTTCCAGTCATGTTTAATTCTTTGTGACACATGTCctgtagttatctccctttactgCCCAAATGTCAGATGAATGTACACACGATACACGTTAGAAAATCTATTTAGATATGGAAACCTAATTTATGTTCTGTTGACAATCAGTCAACCTAACCTTCCTCTTGTTACCTAGTttcttaactgtttttttttttaatgttatccTTGTCAAAAGATTGTGTAGCttgaaaaatatattcaaacatttCCTGCTTTATTTTTGAAGCAGAAC encodes the following:
- the LOC135467711 gene encoding myelin regulatory factor-like isoform X1 — encoded protein: MDVTSDGQVLHDVCSTDLGIDNDALEIQTLEQYISEAEYLGLNLTDEPIQALAFSSGRPHDTSLPDPTLTRVGLRPGLHQPHPTQQLAYCTEANGVVGYTSPHINMPLPDSPPESEGSEPYSPPDGHRHLHIQDSKSSLANGMSGLSQVQSQVPAQPTPQQQHMYSPHHRQHPAPHTKGFTSYLSNEPPKLNHLPSSTQPSSAGLQQMPHHYIHPPILPPHYNTAGLPQQQAAPPQPQPKKRKHSDSPNNTVTGSMLSAMNGVLPNIKQEPPGYLPDCDDDYSSYDMGDSPGSFLDGTYQVIKWQAFQPTKWSNLCDENCKELPTPSYRVDADKGFNFSVPDEAFVCQKKNHFQVTVQMGIAGHPKYVKTQDGSIKKVDNYFLHFHGIKMESPSQLIKIEQSQSDRSKKAFYPVKVDLPADQFTKITVGRLHFSETTSNNMRKKGKPNPDQRYFRLVVSLHAHSGDQSWCIASHVSERIIVRASNPGQFEGDVDVLWQKGHTNDSVYHVGRVGVNTDHPDEAVTVHGNLKLTGHIIQPSDKRAKDDITEVDSKEQLRNVSQMRIYKYQYSEDFAVHAGLEEEDRGDTGVIAQEVLEVLPDAVRETGDIMLPNGSRIENFLVVNKDRIFMENVGAVKELCKLTDNLEIRIDELEKMNTKLAKLKRYDSLKSTVSTKSGSSMSTVRGTLSASGRKSNQKKAPATPQTREKNWCSNKFIQITIIALILIMAFCLVSITVLYILERHKAPSSAGSVKQTHNPIQTGHTLNPWPHSSTTTTRATPGGGTSPHDSIAGASSKSTSPSFSPTTKKQSYMPLPSGCVEGCENFCCPAPQEDQPGPDSRFAFPDANRTAAKSGPGPSVSPTYEVGTTQPMKVAVVTLPSDNHHPVVVVNNNPPYNVVGHINRNYLLRRRKRDENNVPVDIRFERLNYTVKCEACRDCQNNFTCHIPVSKTFNPEIEVTLQFSVEGHYTVSLCDHSSERACGTSRSDFINTPPDISDGAQQTTVAWKVRAGYNFRSQLRFRVSTSEQPCTALPGRSEPFLEYNLIFTRQPCDSHTS
- the LOC135467711 gene encoding myelin regulatory factor-like isoform X2, with product MASSVYPLLYGPLPDSPPESEGSEPYSPPDGHRHLHIQDSKSSLANGMSGLSQVQSQVPAQPTPQQQHMYSPHHRQHPAPHTKGFTSYLSNEPPKLNHLPSSTQPSSAGLQQMPHHYIHPPILPPHYNTAGLPQQQAAPPQPQPKKRKHSDSPNNTVTGSMLSAMNGVLPNIKQEPPGYLPDCDDDYSSYDMGDSPGSFLDGTYQVIKWQAFQPTKWSNLCDENCKELPTPSYRVDADKGFNFSVPDEAFVCQKKNHFQVTVQMGIAGHPKYVKTQDGSIKKVDNYFLHFHGIKMESPSQLIKIEQSQSDRSKKAFYPVKVDLPADQFTKITVGRLHFSETTSNNMRKKGKPNPDQRYFRLVVSLHAHSGDQSWCIASHVSERIIVRASNPGQFEGDVDVLWQKGHTNDSVYHVGRVGVNTDHPDEAVTVHGNLKLTGHIIQPSDKRAKDDITEVDSKEQLRNVSQMRIYKYQYSEDFAVHAGLEEEDRGDTGVIAQEVLEVLPDAVRETGDIMLPNGSRIENFLVVNKDRIFMENVGAVKELCKLTDNLEIRIDELEKMNTKLAKLKRYDSLKSTVSTKSGSSMSTVRGTLSASGRKSNQKKAPATPQTREKNWCSNKFIQITIIALILIMAFCLVSITVLYILERHKAPSSAGSVKQTHNPIQTGHTLNPWPHSSTTTTRATPGGGTSPHDSIAGASSKSTSPSFSPTTKKQSYMPLPSGCVEGCENFCCPAPQEDQPGPDSRFAFPDANRTAAKSGPGPSVSPTYEVGTTQPMKVAVVTLPSDNHHPVVVVNNNPPYNVVGHINRNYLLRRRKRDENNVPVDIRFERLNYTVKCEACRDCQNNFTCHIPVSKTFNPEIEVTLQFSVEGHYTVSLCDHSSERACGTSRSDFINTPPDISDGAQQTTVAWKVRAGYNFRSQLRFRVSTSEQPCTALPGRSEPFLEYNLIFTRQPCDSHTS